Proteins from a single region of Vicia villosa cultivar HV-30 ecotype Madison, WI unplaced genomic scaffold, Vvil1.0 ctg.001530F_1_1, whole genome shotgun sequence:
- the LOC131635664 gene encoding uncharacterized protein LOC131635664 has translation MGSWNDRGWCWQFHVDADSLLEDPVATEEAFSLIELLTNISPTLNAQDTLSWWPNQDGQFSVKSFYNLMHDRDSEDVLDTQSKLAFKRIWKTSIPSRLKVFGWRVVLNRIPTKDQLAKRGVIRDGQQQLCTFCQDKVEDLEQLMFNCSISQRVWSSICGWLDIKGMGDSVGVNHLRNFTQALTGKIKKKKLYLIWLTTVWSLWMARNNFLFRDEPWVFDDLVMNIKELAWSWHTIGNRGSCCTSLYNWLYSPLDFLKSD, from the coding sequence ATGGGCTCTTGGAATGACCGCGGCTGGTGCTGGCAGTTTCATGTGGATGCCGACTCATTACTCGAGGATCCGGTTGCGACAGAGGAAGCTTTTTCTCTAATTGAGCTGTTAACAAATATCAGCCCCACTCTCAATGCACAAGATACGTTAAGTTGGTGGCCGAATCAAGATGGTCAATTTAGTGTGAAAAGCTTCTACAATCTAATGCACGATCGGGATTCGGAAGATGTTCTGGACACTCAATCAAAGTTGGCTTTCAAGAGGATATGGAAGACCAGTATTCCATCTCGTTTAAAGGTTTTTGGGTGGAGGGTGGTGCTAAACAGAATACCTACAAAAGATCAATTGGCGAAAAGGGGGGTAATTAGAGATGGACAACAGCAACTTTGCACTTTCTGTCAGGACAAGGTTGAAGACTTAGAACAGCTCATGTTCAATTGCTCTATTAGTCAAAGAGTTTGGAGTAGCATATGTGGATGGTTGGATATTAAGGGAATGGGAGATTCGGTTGGAGTGAATCATTTGAGAAACTTCACTCAAGCTTTGACGGGaaagataaaaaagaagaagttgtacTTAATATGGTTAACTACGGTGTGGTCTCTTTGGATGGCGAGAAATAATTTCTTATTTAGAGATGAACCATGGGTGTTCGACGACTTAGTCATGAATATCAAAGAGTTGGCTTGGTCTTGGCATACCATAGGCAATAGAGGTTCTTGTTGCACTTCCTTGTATAATTGGCTCTATTCTCCCTTAGATTTTCTAAAGTCTGACTGA